CATCAGAAGCAGAATACACCAAAATGAACACATAATACGCAGCAAAATTCAAATATCATCAAGATTAATCTATAGCTCTGGCACAGGTATGCCAGTTTTTAAGAACTACATCTCATACAAAAAGATTGGTCCTGTAAATAGATAATAGTGTATACTAAAATTATGTGCAAATACCTTTTATATAACATAACAACTAAGTTGTGATTTGTTCTCTTGGCCCGTTTTATCAACAGACGTGTCATTTCCAACATAAGGTGTCAGCCCCGATATCTCCTTCACTTGGTCAGATATTACATGAGATTGTGTCAGACAGCTACTTCTGAATTTTCTGAAGCTTTGGTTATGTTGACATACCACAACATGATATGAAAAATCACTGGTTTGCCGCTAAGTTTCACCAATATGATCAAGAAATGCAATGTACGCTCACTGGTGCGGCCGTAACTCCAACTTGTACGCTTGTATCTCCATAGGAGAGATGATTACGTGTCCCTCTTGAGCTGTATCCCCAACCTGTTCTGCGTACCCAAGCAGTTCTGTATCTTCATGCAAAAGATTTAAAGAAGTAGCTTTTGCACTCAACACTTCAAGCCCGTTTAACATGCTGAAAAGGTTTACAGGCTCGTTTGAAACACTAGCACATTGTGTTCTGCCCTTATGACAGTATGCAGGATCCCAATGCCGCCTCAGTAAAATTAGAACAAACCTATGATCTCCAATCAGCTGCTGAGGAAATTTTATAGGCCGGGGAACTTTAAAATTTACTATGTGCAAGTCACATGGTAATGAAGCAGCTAAAGGAGCGAAGGATCTTGGGGGTGGCTGAATAGATAACTCCAGGGGATTCTTCGCGACAAACGCATGTAAAGGATAGTTCAAGTGAGCTCCAACagaatgagaaagaagagaCGGGCTCAAGGGAAAAGGATTTGAAATAGGAACTGAAGTAGAAATGTTCGACTCAACAAGGATATGAAAGATTACATTCATCGGACGGTTATCCATCACTCCTTGCCCAAGACCACGCCCATCATCCCTTAACAAACGGCGGTCCAGCATAATCTCTAACCATCCATCTTCCGGGCTTGCCACACCCAACGACTGTCTAGAATGGACAGAAAACCTCTGACCATTGGATCCTTGCATGAATGCTAGAGAGGGCATTGGATAATAGTTCCCCTGCAGAGGGATCTTCTTATAAGTTTCTCTACGACTCGTCTGAAAGCCGTTTAGATCAGAGTAGAAGATCCTTTCATTATCAAGATCGGTCTTGTATCTTACTATCAATTCCCTGTCATCAAATTCCTTGCCAAGAAGCTCAACATGGTATTCTTTCTCAGTGAGAAACCCTTGTACAGTATTGCCTCCATTATAAATTCTAGTACTATGGGAGATTGGAGATTGTTCCCAAGCAGTCTTAGGATAAGAGTACACTTCCTGCATTAATGGACCTTCAGAAATAATAATGTTTCCACCTTCTTCAACAATAGGTTGAGCATCACCATCTGGTTTAAATAGGTAAGCCCCACTTGCTGGACTGAAGTACATACCTATTTCCTCACCAACAACACTCCTAGAACCATCGTTATGGGAAATCTTCTGCAACAAGCCAAACTTTGCATTGAACGTGAGAGTTTGTAGTTCATTATGGATTTCAACCACATTGCCTTCTACTCTAGAGCAAGAATATGGAGTAGGGCATGAAAATGAATTGGATCCTGAGGAATACTTCAATTTTGCTGGTTTTGCTTTTTCACATCCAGCAAAACCATTGACAATATAATAAGCTTCCAACCCCATGGCAGGAACAGAAGCCTTCCAGTGAACACGATGCCTCCCAGTGAAAATCTTGCTTTCGTCGTGCTGCAGTTCAGGAGAAAGTTGGCTTGGAACACAAGTCCAGTTTGAGTCCAGAACGGCGACATCTGGCCTATTAACAATAACCATCACAACCTCTTCTCTAGTTTGCTCTAAGGGATTAAAAAGGATGACTGATTGTGAAGTCCCTTCACGTGCAGGGATTGCTTTATGCACTGGCTGAACATCATATTTCGATCTTGCTAGCTCCACCTCAAATTGGGATGGATTATGATCAAATTTTTCGTGGCGGATGCCAAGAAGTATTTCAACAGCTTTAGACATGAAAATTTGCAAGTCCAGCAATGAAGTATGCATCCGAACTCCATAGTCTCGAACAACATGATCCCTAGCAGTACCTGTCACACCATCATGGTGTTGAAAAAGAGCTAAATTCCTCCTCGCCGCAGTCAACTTGTAGCCAAATCCTGTGGCCAACTTTTCACATTGTGCTCTCTGACAATAACCAAGTAACAAGGACATCATGATTTCTGTAGCACGAAGTGTTTGCTCTAGCACCCGATCAACAGCCTTGAAGAAAGGCCTTGAAACATAATAGCCACTCCAGTAGTCCTGTTCCCTATCAGCATAAGTAAAGAAGTCGCCAGATAAAGATGGGAAACCACCAACCTGAACAGAGCCAACCTCTCCAGGAAGGGAATAATTTATTCTATCTGCCTCCTCACGAAGAGTTTGGAAGTAATCATCTAAAGTACCAAAAGTTGCCACTGCATTTAAACTAGGATTGGAGTTGATATAGTCAAATAACATTTGGTAATTGCGAAACTGAGCCTCTGCTTCATCAACAGTGACATAACGAAAATCATCTCCAAGAGGAATGAGAAGAGTATTAGTCCTGTATAGTGTTGACTTCTTTCTATACTGATCTAGTAACATTTGGGCCCTCTCCTGCACATTTTCCTGGCTGGTTTCCTCCGGATGTTGCCCCCAAGGGCACATCTCATACAAAAAGTCACGTACTCTAGCAAAATCAAACTGACAACAAATAGCAGGCTCTGGTCCACATGTATGGGGAATATCATAAGAATAGAAGGGCATCATGTGTACAAAAATATCAGTTGTTTCTGCAGCATCCCAACTCTGACGCCAAACATATTCTAAATTCTTATGTAGTGCAAGCTCCTTCTTCAGCTCATAGTGGGTTCTTTGGATAAGCATGTTCTCAAAACCCATACGGCGGAGAAGA
The sequence above is drawn from the Euphorbia lathyris chromosome 6, ddEupLath1.1, whole genome shotgun sequence genome and encodes:
- the LOC136232529 gene encoding alpha-mannosidase 2 — protein: MPLSSYFGGNARRGGAGSGWTHSLLPSNAPNSKSKLPLRKTRKRTALINFILTNFFTVALSISLLFFIITIFHFGIPKPLSYPFKSKPTLRALKPRKTIPRKSVNDNDPKAPFLSSIVDITTKDLYDKIDFLDVDGGPWKQGWKVRYKGNEWDTEKLKIFVVPHSHNDPGWKFTVEEYYQKQSRHILDTIVQTLSKDVRRKFIWEEMSYLERWWKDATEEKRESFTRLVKNGQLEIVGGGWVMNDEANSHYFAIIEQITEGNMWLNDTIGVVPKNSWAIDPFGYSATMAYLLRRMGFENMLIQRTHYELKKELALHKNLEYVWRQSWDAAETTDIFVHMMPFYSYDIPHTCGPEPAICCQFDFARVRDFLYEMCPWGQHPEETSQENVQERAQMLLDQYRKKSTLYRTNTLLIPLGDDFRYVTVDEAEAQFRNYQMLFDYINSNPSLNAVATFGTLDDYFQTLREEADRINYSLPGEVGSVQVGGFPSLSGDFFTYADREQDYWSGYYVSRPFFKAVDRVLEQTLRATEIMMSLLLGYCQRAQCEKLATGFGYKLTAARRNLALFQHHDGVTGTARDHVVRDYGVRMHTSLLDLQIFMSKAVEILLGIRHEKFDHNPSQFEVELARSKYDVQPVHKAIPAREGTSQSVILFNPLEQTREEVVMVIVNRPDVAVLDSNWTCVPSQLSPELQHDESKIFTGRHRVHWKASVPAMGLEAYYIVNGFAGCEKAKPAKLKYSSGSNSFSCPTPYSCSRVEGNVVEIHNELQTLTFNAKFGLLQKISHNDGSRSVVGEEIGMYFSPASGAYLFKPDGDAQPIVEEGGNIIISEGPLMQEVYSYPKTAWEQSPISHSTRIYNGGNTVQGFLTEKEYHVELLGKEFDDRELIVRYKTDLDNERIFYSDLNGFQTSRRETYKKIPLQGNYYPMPSLAFMQGSNGQRFSVHSRQSLGVASPEDGWLEIMLDRRLLRDDGRGLGQGVMDNRPMNVIFHILVESNISTSVPISNPFPLSPSLLSHSVGAHLNYPLHAFVAKNPLELSIQPPPRSFAPLAASLPCDLHIVNFKVPRPIKFPQQLIGDHRFVLILLRRHWDPAYCHKGRTQCASVSNEPVNLFSMLNGLEVLSAKATSLNLLHEDTELLGYAEQVGDTAQEGHVIISPMEIQAYKLELRPHQ